Within Burkholderia diffusa, the genomic segment GTGACGCCGAACCCGAGCGTGTCGGGGCACAGACGGGTTTCGTAACGGCGGATCGCGCCGATTTCCTCCAGCCGCCGGTGGCGCCGCAGCGTCTGCGCGGGCGACAGCCCCACGGCCTTCGCCAGGTCGAGGTTCGACGCGCGGCCGTTCTCCTGCAGCACCGACAACAAGTGGCGATCGATGCGATCGAGAACCGGTTCAGGCATTTTTGTTTCCTCATCTGTCTCCGGGGTGCAATCTTATCTCATAATGTAGGGTTTGCATGAGCGGGTTACGCAACCCGATTTCGCTGCCGCGACGCTAAACTGACGCCGGATTTTCGTGTGCGCCCGCAGCAATGCGGGTGAGGGCGATGGTCGGCGGCCGGTCTGGCGGGGTCTGCTGACAGGAATCGGGCGTCGTCGCGCGAAGATTGCAGTCCCCAACCCGGCGGCTCCACGAACGGTCGCCGGCACAGCAAAACAGCGCCCGGCACACCGAGGCGCGCCGCACCGCTTCCGGCGGAGGCGGGCAGAATGGAGAAGACATGGTTTCTGGAAACGAGAAGGACGGCCTCAAGCGGGGGCTGAAGAACCGGCACATCCAGCTGATCGCGCTCGGCGGCGCGCTCGGCACGGGGCTGTTCCTCGGCATCGCGCAGACGATCAAGATGGCCGGCCCGTCCGTGCTGCTCGGCTATGCGGTGGCCGGCGTCGTCGCGTTCTTCATCATGCGCCAGCTCGGCGAGATGGTCGTCGACGAGCCCGTCGCCGGCTCGTTCAGCTACTTCGCCGACAAGTACGTCGGTCACTTCACCGGTTTCCTGTCCGGCTGGAACTACTGGGTGCTGTACATCCTCGTCAGCATGGCCGAGCTGTCGGCCGTCGGGATCTACGTGCAATACTGGTGGCCCGGCGTGCCGACCTGGGTGTCGGCGCTGGTGTTCTTCGTCGCGATCAACCTGCTGAACCTGGCGAGCGTGAAATCGTACGGCGAGACGGAGTTCTGGTTCTCGATCATCAAGGTCGCCGCGATCGTCGGGATGATCGGCTTCGGCGGCTGGTTGCTCGCGAGCGGCCATGCGGGGCCGGAAGCGAGCATCGCGAACCTGTGGCAGCACGGCGGTTTCTTTCCGAACGGCGTGTCGGGGCTTGTGATGTCGATGGCGGCGATCATGTTCTCGTTCGGCGGGCTGGAGCTGATCGGCATCACCGCGGCCGAGGCCGACGATCCGAAGCACAGCATTCCGCGCGCGACCAACCAGGTCATCTACCGGATCCTGATTTTCTACATCGGCGCGCTCGCCGTGCTGCTGTCGCTGTATCCGTGGGAAAAGGTCGTCACCGGCGGCAGCCCGTTCGTGCTGATCTTCCACGCGCTGAGCAGCAACGTGGTCGCCAACGTGCTGAACGTGGTCGTGCTGACGGCCGCGCTGTCGGTCTACAACAGCGGCGTGTACAGCAACAGCCGGATGCTGTTCGGCCTCGCGAAGCAGGGCAATGCGCCGAAGGTGCTGTGCTCGGTGAACAAGCGCGGCATTCCGCTCGCCGCGCTCGGCGCGTCGGCGCTCGCGACCGGCGTGTGCGTGCTGGTCAACTACTTCATGCCCGGCAAGGCGTTCGAGGTGCTGATGGGGCTCGTCGTGTCGGCGCTGATCATCAACTGGGCGATGATCACGCTGATCCACCTGAAGTTCCGCCAGGCCAAGCGCATCGCCGGAGAGCAGACTTTCTTCCGCAGTCTGGGCTATCCTTTCACGAATTACCTGTGCCTGGCGTTCATGGCCGGCATTCTCGTCGTGATGTACCTGACGCCGGATCTCCGCCTGTCGGTGTACCTGATCCCCGTATGGCTCGCGGTGCTCGCGGTCGGGTATCGCTTCCGTCAGAAGAATGCGGGCTACGCGATCCGCGACGGCGCGTCCGCCGGCTGACACAGGCACCACGATCATTCTTCCAAACGAGACCGACATAGCCATGTTCGAACACATCGACGCGTACCCGGGCGATCCGATCCTGACGCTCAACGAGAACTTCCAGAAAGATCCGCGCGAGCAGAAGGTCAACCTGAGCATCGGCATCTATTTCGATGCCGAAGGCCGGATTCCCGTGATGGGTGCCGTGCGCGAAGCCGAAACCGCGCTGCAGCGCGACCTCGGCCCGAAACCCTACCTGCCGATGGTCGGCCTCGCCGCGTATCGCGATGCCGTGCAGGCGCTCGTGTTCGGCGCCGATCACCCGGCGCGCGCGGCCGGCCGCATCGCGACCGTGCAGACGCTCGGCGGCTCGGGCGCGCTGAAGGTGGGCGCCGATTTCCTGAAGCGCTACTTCCCGGACGCGCAGGTGTGGCTGAGCGACCCGAGCTGGGAAAACCACCGCTTCATCTTCGAGCGTGCGGGCTTCACGGTGAACACGTATCCGTACTACGACGAAGCGACCGGCGGCTTGAAGTTCGACGCGATGCTCGCGGCGATCGACGCGCTGCCCGCGCGCAGCATCGTGCTGCTGCACGCGTGCTGCCATAACCCGACCGGTGTCGATCTCGACGAAGGCCAGTGGGAGAAGCTGATCGACGTGATCGAGGCGCGCGGGCTGCTGCCGTTCGTCGACATGGCGTACCAGGGCTTCGGCGCGGGCCTCGACGCGGACGCGTTCGCGGTGCGCGAACTGGCCCGCCGCGGCGTGCCGGCGCTCGTCGCGAACTCGTTCTCGAAGAATTTCTCGCTGTACGGCGAGCGTGTCGGCGGCCTGAGCGTCGTCTGCGAGGATGCGGCCGCGGCCGAGCGCGTGCTGGGCCAGCTGGCCGGCGCGGTGCGCTCGAACTACAGCAACCCGCAGACCTACGGCGCGAAGGTCGTGGCGACCGTGCTGAACACGCCCGCGCTGCGCAAGCAGTGGGAAGAAGAGCTCGCCGCGATGTGCCGCCGCATCGCGCGGATGCGCCAGGCGATCCACGACGGCCTGCGCGACCACGTCAGCGGCGAAGCGCTGACGCGCTACGTGAAGCAGCGCGGCATGTTCACGTACACGGGCCTGACCGAATCGCAGGTCGAGGCGCTGCGCGAAGTGCACGGCGTGTACATCCTGCGTTCGGGGCGCATGTGCGTCGCGGGGCTGAACGATTCGAACGTCGGCATCGTTGCGGATGCGATCGGCAAGGTGCTGAAGAGCGGCGTCTGACGGCGCGCCCGCGGGCGCGCGATCGCATCGCCGAAACCGGCTGTCTCCCGTCGTGGAGGCAGCCGGTTTTTTCTTGCGCGACGGCGGCGCGGCGGTACGATGTCGGATCGAACGCATGATGAAGGAGCGGCATGGCTATTCGAATCGTACGGCTCGGCACGCCGCGCACGGCCGGCGAGGGCCTGAGGATCGGCACGGTGCGGCGACCGCCGCGCGGCGTACCCAAGGCGGAATTCGCATCGCGCGACTACTATGATGTATGGCTGCCGACGCTGTCGCCGAGCCCTGAGCTGGTCGCGCAGGCACAGGCCGCCGAAACCGACGCCGAATGGCGCGCGTTCACGCGCCACTTCCGCGCGGAAATGGCGCACGGCGACGCGCCGAAGGTGCTGGACCTGCTTGCCGCGCTATCGGCGACGAGCGCGTTTTCGATCGGCTGCTATTGCCAGGACGAACGCCGCTGCCATCGCAGCGTGCTGCGCGAACTGCTCGCGGAGCGCGGTGCGGCGCTCGACGCGGACTGAACACCTGTCGGGCGGCGCGACGGTGCGCCGCTTGGTGCGGTGCGGCGGAACCGGTTGACGTGAGTCAAGCGTGCGGCGGCGCGGGCCGTTATGCTCACGTCATGAATCGTCCCGACCATGACAGGCGAATAGATGCAGATAGCCTTTCCACCGGAACCGCCCGAATATTGCGCACGCGATCTGGTCGTCGCGTTTTCGGCGCTGGTCGACGGCCACTGCGTGCAGTGCGCGATCACGGCCGAAGCGCTGGAAGATCATTTCGGCGCGCCGTCGCTGCTCGAACGGGATTTGCTGGATGCGTTCGAAGCGCACCGGTCGGCGATCGAGGCGATGGCGCGACGGATGCTCGACGAAATCGGCGGCCGGCCGGTGTTGCTGCACAGCGGTCACTTCCGGATGGATGACTGATACCGCAGGAGGACGCATGACACTGCAAGGCACGATTCATGAACGCGACTGGTCGGTCGAGATCGAGACGAGGCAGTGCGAATCCGGCGAGTTCCGCTGCCGCGTGATGGTCGAGCACGGCACCGGGCCAGCGCGCTTTCACCACACGTTCGAGCACAGCCATGCGTACCCGACCGAGCACGAGGCGGCGATCGAAGGGTTGCGGGCCGGGATGACGTGGATCGAAATGAAGGCGTCGCAGACATTCAGCGTATGAACCGCATCGCGCAGATGGTTGCGCGGATGCAAGGCTGCCAAGGCAGTAATCGCCGCGACGGTCATCGCGCAGCGTCGAGCAGGATCGCGCCGCGCGGGACACCGGGGCACGGAGACACAGAAACAGGCAACGCCGCCGACGAGCGGCGACCCTGTCGGGAGGAGCGCCATGGGCGTGGGCATGCAGATCGTCTGCGTCGGATTCGCGGGTTCCGCCGCGCTGGAAGCCGAAGCGGGGGTGCAGCTGGTGCGGCTGGAACGATTCCGCGCACGGCTGGAGGATTGCCGTCTGGTGATCGAATCGCGCCCGCGTGCGGACGGCGGCCGGACCTACGACGTGTGGCTCGAACTGGCCAAGCGCGGCTGCTCACCGGTATCGCTGCCGTGCAGCACCGGCGACGACGTGATCGAGGTGCTCGGACGCGTGTTCGCGCTGGCCGACCAGGCGCTGTCCGCATGGCACGCGGGCGAACCCGAAGCGGTCGCGCCGCCTGCGGTCCCGCCGGGCGCCACCACGCAATGACGCGCGCCGCGCCGCGCGTCACACCTGCGCGAGCGCCTCTGCATCGATGATGCGCACGCGCTTGCCGCGCGTTTCGACGAGCGCATCCCGATGGAACCGCGAGAACATCCGGCTGACTGTCTCGAGCTTCATCCCGAGATAGCAGCCGATCTCCTCGCGCGTCATCCGCAGGTTGAATTCCGATGCCGAATAGCCGCGCGCCTCGAAGCGCGACGACAGGTTCAGCAGGAAATGCGCGACGCGCTGCTCGGCCGACATCGTGCCGAGCAGCAGCATCTGGCTCGACTCGCGGACGATCTCGCTGCTCAGCATCTGGTAGATGAAATGCTGCATCGACTTCATTTCGCGGCACGCCGCCTCGAGTGCGCCGAACGGGATCACGCATACGACGCTGTCCTCGAGCGCGATCGCTTCGCAGCAGTGCTGGCCGCTGCCGATGCCGTCCATGCCGAGCGTTTCGCCGGCGATCTGAAAGCCGGTCACGTGCTCACGGCCGTCCCGATGCATCATCACCGTCTTGAACGAGCCCGCGCGCACGGCGTAGATGCTGTGGAACGGATCGTCGTTGCGGAACAGCGTGTCGCCCTGGCGAACCTGGCGCGTCGAACAGATGATCGCGTCCAGTCGGCCGTATTCGGCGGCGGTCAGGTGTGGCGGCAGGCACAGCGAGCGCATCAGGCAAGCCGAGCAGCGCGCGGCGGGATGTTTCGCGCCGTCGTTGCGCGCGATCGAAGGAAGCGGAATCGATGGCCGAGGCGCGACGGATGGGTCGGCGGCGCAGGCGGTGGCTGTGGACATGAGTCACTCCGGCTCGGTCAGGGGCGATGCGCACGAGCGCGCACCAGGGATTCGATGACGTGGCATGCGGCGTCGAATTCCGCCGTCTTGTCGAAGAAGTAGTCGGCTCCCGCCGTCGCGCATGCCTCCCTGAATGCCGGCGCCGAATGGTTCGTCAGCACGATCGTGACGATCCGCGGCGCGGCTTTCGACAACATCGCGATCAGGTCGAGACCGCTGCCGTCGGCGAGCCGCAGGTCGACGATCACGACGTCCGCGTGGCTGCCGCGGATATGCGCCAATGCGTCCTGGCCGTCTTCCGCCTCGCCGACGACCAGGACGCCGCGGATCGCGCCGACGAGCAGCGCGATCCGTTGCCGGACGGCAATGGCGTGATCGACGAGAAACACCCGGAGTGCGGCGGCGGGTAACAGGCTGGCATTCATGCCGGCAGTATCGTGTTGCGCCGCCGAAAATGAAATCGGCCGAATTGGAAGTTTGTGTAGGCCGCGGCGACGCGTTGTAGGGCGTTTCCTACAACGCGTACGGGAAATAGGCGAGGCCGCGTGCGCGGCGATACGGGGTGGGGTCCGCGCAGGGGGGCGGCGAAACGGGTTCGCGCCGTGGAATCAGCCGGCCGCGCGCGCGTCCAGCGCGTCGCGCGCCGTGCGGCACGCGGCCAGATCCCACGCGGCGCAGCCGACCGTCTTGAACAGCAGCGGCCCGCGGCGCTCGAAGGCGCCGCCCAGCACGTCGGCGAGCGACGCGACCTGCTGCCAGTCGACCTGTGCGACGATCAGGTCGCCGGCCTCGTGGCGCGCGCCGGCCGGGTCGTCGACGACGAGCCGGCTGTGGCGCACGGTGTCGGCGTCGATCTCGGCGGCGTCCGCGGTGAATGCGCCGACGCCGACCACGAGGCGGCCTTCACGCGCGGCTTCGCGATAGACGGGCGTGCGGCTCGTCGTCAGCGTGACGACGACGTCGATCGCATCGGGAATCGCGTCGCCGTCGAGCGGCACGAGCTGCGGCGCCTGCGCGCGGTGCGCGGCGCAGAATGCGGCCGCGCTGCCGGCGCGCGAGCCTCGCACGTGCAGGCGCGCGTCCGGAAAGATTGCCGCGAGCGCTTCCGCGTGATTGGCCGCCTGCTTGCCGGTGCCGATCAGCAGGATGTCGCGCGGCGCGACGCCGTGCAGCGCCTGAATGCCGAGCGCGGTAATGGCTGCCGTGCGGCGCCCGGTGACCGTCGGGCCGTCGAGCACGAAGCGCAGCGCGCCCGTCGTCGCGTCGTACGCGCTCACCTGGCCGAGGATCGTCGGCAATCCGCGCGCGCCGTTGCCGGGGCACACGTTCACGAGCTTGTGGCTCGCGAGGTCGCGTGCGCTCGATGGCATCGACAGCATCACGCCGCCGGCCTGCAGCGGCACGACCAGGCGTTCGGGGCTGACGATCTCGCCCGCAGCGTATTCGGCGACGGTGTGCGCGAGCGTGGCGAGCAGTGCGGGGTAGTCGAGCAGCGCTGCCGTTTCGGCGGCATCGAAAGCGGGGATTCGGGAGAGGGCGGTCATCGTATCGGTCGGTTCTGTGTCGTTGGGCGTGGACGACGGGCGCGGCACGCGCTCGCACGGAGGCTGCCGAATATCGAGGCTGCAGTCGTTCTGGATCAAATCTATACCAGTCACGTGTCGGCAGGCAAGCCGGAAAAGCAAGCAGACGGTCGATTTTGGTTCTAATATGCGTCCAGATGGGCGTCGCTCCGGTACAGTGCGAACCCGTTTCCCCGTCCACCACCCGACCGGGCAGGAGCCCCAGATGATGTCCGCACGTCCTGAATCGCTCGAAGCCGGCTTCCGGCCGTTGCAGATCTACGAACAGGTCGCCGAGAAGATCCGCGACGAGATCCGCTCGGGGCGCTATGCGGCCGATTCGAGGCTGCCGTCGGAGCGCGAACTCGCGGCACTGTTCCAGGTCGGCCGGCCGGCCGTGCGCGAGGCGCTCGGCGCGTTGCAGAACGAAGGGCTGGTGTTCACGAAGCGCAATTCGGGCACTTACGTCGTGCCGGCGCCGCTCGACGTGCTCGCGCAGCGCGGCGACACGCGCGGCGTGCCCGACGCCGACTTCAGTCCGACGTCGACGCTCGACGTGCGGCTCATCCTCGAGCCGGCGATCGCGCGCCTCGCCGCCGCGCACGGGCGCGCCGATCCCGTCGCCGAAGGCTATCTCGCGCAGATGGAAACCATCGCCGACATCGACGATCCGCAGCAGCGCGCGTTGTGGAACGAGAGCGACCGACTGTTCCACCGGCAGCTCGCGTTGATGACCGGCGACGCGCTGATCGTGAAGATCGCGGAGGAAGTCGCGAAGACGATGGACCAGCCACTGTGGAAGCGGCTGAAGGACGACGGCATCTACGACGCGGGCCGCATCCGGCTCTACGTGTCCGAGCACCGGCTGATCTATGAGGCAATCGTGTCGGGCGACGCCGATGCGGCCGCCTTTTACGTCGAGCAGCATATTCTTCGCGTGCGGCGCGACATCACGCCGAAATGAAAGTGCGCCACGCTAGTCTGGTCTTCAAATCGACCAGAAGCACGAGAGCCATTTTGAAATTGCTTGCTTCCTGACCACGTGTGTCCTACATTGGTTTCACACAAAACCAATCAGGAGACACCATGCGACACTTCGTTACCGCGCTCTCGGTGGCCGTTGCCGCCGGCGCGCTGACTTCCGCGCACGCGCAGGAAGTCGTGATGATCGGCCATTCGGCGCCGCTGACCGGCCCGCAGGCCGCGAACGGCAAGGACAACGAAAACGGCGCGCGTCTCGCCGTCGAAGAGCTCAACAAGGCCGGCGTGAAGGTGGCGGGCAAGACGGTCACGTTCAAGCTGGTGTCCGAGGACGACCAGGCCGACCCGAAGGCGGGCGTGCAGGTCGCGCAGAACCTGGTCGACAAGGGTGTCGTCGCGGTGCTCGGGCCGTACAACTCGGGTGTCGCGATTCCGGCGTCGCGCGTGTACAGCAACGCGGGCGTGCCGATCCTGCCGGTCGCTTCGAACCCGGCGCTCACGCGCCAGGGCTTCAAGAACATCTTCCGGATCGGCGCGAGCGACGAACAGCTCGGTGGCACGATGGCGACCTTCGCCGCGAAGACGCTGAACGCGAAAACCGCCGCGGTCATCGACGATCGCACCGCGTACGGGCAGGGCGTCGCGGAGCAGTTCATGAACGTCGCGAAAGCGAACGGGATCAAGATCGTCGACCAGGAGTACACGAACTCGTCGGCGACCGATTTCCTCGGCATTCTCACCAAGATCAAGGCCAGCAATCCCGACGTGATCTTCCTCGGCGGTTATGCGGCGCAAGGCGCGCCGATGGCGAAGCAGATGAAGCAGCGCGGGTTGCGCGCGAAGCTGCTCGGCGGCGACGGCATCTGCTCTGCCGACATGGGCAAGGTCGCGGGCGAGGCCGCGTCGATCGTCTACTGCGCGCAGGGCGGCGTCGCGCTCGAGAAGACGCCGGCCGGCCGCGAATTCCTGAAGAAGTACCACGATACCTATCACACGGACACGCAGGTCTACGGCGTCAATTACTACGACGGCATGAAGCTGCTGGCCGATGCGATGGTCAAGGCCGGCACGACCACGGACAAGGCGAAGCTGATCGCGCAACTGGCGAAGTCGAACTATGCGGGCGTGGCCGGCACCTATTCGTTCGACGAACGCGGCGACCTGAAGGGCGCGCCGACCACCGTCTACGTGATCCGCAACGGCCTGCCCGAGCCGTACGCCAAGTAACCATCACCGGACGGCGCCGCCGCGCCGTCCTTCGTCTTCAAGCCTTCGATCCTCCATGAAAATTTCCCGATCCCTTTCCACCGTCGAAGTCCATACCGGCGGCGAAGCGTTCCGCATCGTCACGAGCGGGCTGCCGCGCCTGCCCGGCGATACGATCGTCCAGCGTCGCGCGTGGCTCAAGGAGAACGCCGACGAGATCCGCACGGCGCTGATGTTCGAACCGCGCGGCCACGCCGACATGTACGGCGGCTACCTTACCGAGCCGGTGTCGGCGAACGCGGATTTCGGCGTGATATTCGTGCACAACGAAGGCTACAGTGACCATTGCGGGCATGGCGTCATCGCGCTGTCGACCGCCGCGGTCGAGCTCGGCTGGGTGCAGCGCACGGTGCCGGAGACGCGCGTGGGCATCGATGCGCCGTGCGGCTTCATCGAGGCGTTCGTGAAATGGGACGGCGAGCATGCCGGGCCGGTGCGCTTCGTCAACGTGCCATCGTTCATCTGGCAGCGCGACGTGTCGGTCGACACGCCGTCGTTCGGCACCGTGACCGGCGACATCGCGTACGGCGGCGCGTTCTATTTCTACGTCGACGGCGCGCCGTTCGACTTGCCGGTGCGCGAAGCGGCGGTGGAAAGACTGATCCGCTTCGGCGCCGAAGTGAAGGCCGCTGCGAACGCGAAATATCCGGTCGTGCATCCGGAGATCCCCGAAATCAACCATATCTACGGCACGATCATCGCGAACGCGCCGCGTCATCCAGGTTCGACGCAGGCGAACTGCTGCGTGTTCGCGGATCGCGAGGTCGACCGCTCGCCGACCGGCTCCGGCACCGGCGGGCGCGTCGCGCAGTTATACCAGCGCGGCCTGCTCGCGGCCGGCGACACGCTCGTCAACGAGTCGATCGTCGGCACGGTGTTCAAGGGGCGCGTGCTGCGCGAGACGACGGTCGGCGATATCCCGGCCGTGATTCCGGAAGTGGAGGGCAGCGCGCACATCTGCGGGTTCTCGAACTGGATCGT encodes:
- a CDS encoding DUF1488 domain-containing protein, which translates into the protein MQIAFPPEPPEYCARDLVVAFSALVDGHCVQCAITAEALEDHFGAPSLLERDLLDAFEAHRSAIEAMARRMLDEIGGRPVLLHSGHFRMDD
- a CDS encoding branched-chain amino acid ABC transporter substrate-binding protein gives rise to the protein MRHFVTALSVAVAAGALTSAHAQEVVMIGHSAPLTGPQAANGKDNENGARLAVEELNKAGVKVAGKTVTFKLVSEDDQADPKAGVQVAQNLVDKGVVAVLGPYNSGVAIPASRVYSNAGVPILPVASNPALTRQGFKNIFRIGASDEQLGGTMATFAAKTLNAKTAAVIDDRTAYGQGVAEQFMNVAKANGIKIVDQEYTNSSATDFLGILTKIKASNPDVIFLGGYAAQGAPMAKQMKQRGLRAKLLGGDGICSADMGKVAGEAASIVYCAQGGVALEKTPAGREFLKKYHDTYHTDTQVYGVNYYDGMKLLADAMVKAGTTTDKAKLIAQLAKSNYAGVAGTYSFDERGDLKGAPTTVYVIRNGLPEPYAK
- a CDS encoding metal ABC transporter ATPase, whose product is MGVGMQIVCVGFAGSAALEAEAGVQLVRLERFRARLEDCRLVIESRPRADGGRTYDVWLELAKRGCSPVSLPCSTGDDVIEVLGRVFALADQALSAWHAGEPEAVAPPAVPPGATTQ
- a CDS encoding FadR/GntR family transcriptional regulator, translated to MMSARPESLEAGFRPLQIYEQVAEKIRDEIRSGRYAADSRLPSERELAALFQVGRPAVREALGALQNEGLVFTKRNSGTYVVPAPLDVLAQRGDTRGVPDADFSPTSTLDVRLILEPAIARLAAAHGRADPVAEGYLAQMETIADIDDPQQRALWNESDRLFHRQLALMTGDALIVKIAEEVAKTMDQPLWKRLKDDGIYDAGRIRLYVSEHRLIYEAIVSGDADAAAFYVEQHILRVRRDITPK
- a CDS encoding helix-turn-helix domain-containing protein produces the protein MSTATACAADPSVAPRPSIPLPSIARNDGAKHPAARCSACLMRSLCLPPHLTAAEYGRLDAIICSTRQVRQGDTLFRNDDPFHSIYAVRAGSFKTVMMHRDGREHVTGFQIAGETLGMDGIGSGQHCCEAIALEDSVVCVIPFGALEAACREMKSMQHFIYQMLSSEIVRESSQMLLLGTMSAEQRVAHFLLNLSSRFEARGYSASEFNLRMTREEIGCYLGMKLETVSRMFSRFHRDALVETRGKRVRIIDAEALAQV
- a CDS encoding amino acid aminotransferase, yielding MFEHIDAYPGDPILTLNENFQKDPREQKVNLSIGIYFDAEGRIPVMGAVREAETALQRDLGPKPYLPMVGLAAYRDAVQALVFGADHPARAAGRIATVQTLGGSGALKVGADFLKRYFPDAQVWLSDPSWENHRFIFERAGFTVNTYPYYDEATGGLKFDAMLAAIDALPARSIVLLHACCHNPTGVDLDEGQWEKLIDVIEARGLLPFVDMAYQGFGAGLDADAFAVRELARRGVPALVANSFSKNFSLYGERVGGLSVVCEDAAAAERVLGQLAGAVRSNYSNPQTYGAKVVATVLNTPALRKQWEEELAAMCRRIARMRQAIHDGLRDHVSGEALTRYVKQRGMFTYTGLTESQVEALREVHGVYILRSGRMCVAGLNDSNVGIVADAIGKVLKSGV
- the lhpH gene encoding trans-3-hydroxy-L-proline dehydratase, with protein sequence MKISRSLSTVEVHTGGEAFRIVTSGLPRLPGDTIVQRRAWLKENADEIRTALMFEPRGHADMYGGYLTEPVSANADFGVIFVHNEGYSDHCGHGVIALSTAAVELGWVQRTVPETRVGIDAPCGFIEAFVKWDGEHAGPVRFVNVPSFIWQRDVSVDTPSFGTVTGDIAYGGAFYFYVDGAPFDLPVREAAVERLIRFGAEVKAAANAKYPVVHPEIPEINHIYGTIIANAPRHPGSTQANCCVFADREVDRSPTGSGTGGRVAQLYQRGLLAAGDTLVNESIVGTVFKGRVLRETTVGDIPAVIPEVEGSAHICGFSNWIVDERDPLTYGFLVR
- the lhpI gene encoding bifunctional Delta(1)-pyrroline-2-carboxylate/Delta(1)-piperideine-2-carboxylate reductase; this encodes MTALSRIPAFDAAETAALLDYPALLATLAHTVAEYAAGEIVSPERLVVPLQAGGVMLSMPSSARDLASHKLVNVCPGNGARGLPTILGQVSAYDATTGALRFVLDGPTVTGRRTAAITALGIQALHGVAPRDILLIGTGKQAANHAEALAAIFPDARLHVRGSRAGSAAAFCAAHRAQAPQLVPLDGDAIPDAIDVVVTLTTSRTPVYREAAREGRLVVGVGAFTADAAEIDADTVRHSRLVVDDPAGARHEAGDLIVAQVDWQQVASLADVLGGAFERRGPLLFKTVGCAAWDLAACRTARDALDARAAG
- a CDS encoding DUF488 domain-containing protein is translated as MAIRIVRLGTPRTAGEGLRIGTVRRPPRGVPKAEFASRDYYDVWLPTLSPSPELVAQAQAAETDAEWRAFTRHFRAEMAHGDAPKVLDLLAALSATSAFSIGCYCQDERRCHRSVLRELLAERGAALDAD
- a CDS encoding response regulator transcription factor encodes the protein MNASLLPAAALRVFLVDHAIAVRQRIALLVGAIRGVLVVGEAEDGQDALAHIRGSHADVVIVDLRLADGSGLDLIAMLSKAAPRIVTIVLTNHSAPAFREACATAGADYFFDKTAEFDAACHVIESLVRARAHRP
- a CDS encoding amino acid permease, whose translation is MVSGNEKDGLKRGLKNRHIQLIALGGALGTGLFLGIAQTIKMAGPSVLLGYAVAGVVAFFIMRQLGEMVVDEPVAGSFSYFADKYVGHFTGFLSGWNYWVLYILVSMAELSAVGIYVQYWWPGVPTWVSALVFFVAINLLNLASVKSYGETEFWFSIIKVAAIVGMIGFGGWLLASGHAGPEASIANLWQHGGFFPNGVSGLVMSMAAIMFSFGGLELIGITAAEADDPKHSIPRATNQVIYRILIFYIGALAVLLSLYPWEKVVTGGSPFVLIFHALSSNVVANVLNVVVLTAALSVYNSGVYSNSRMLFGLAKQGNAPKVLCSVNKRGIPLAALGASALATGVCVLVNYFMPGKAFEVLMGLVVSALIINWAMITLIHLKFRQAKRIAGEQTFFRSLGYPFTNYLCLAFMAGILVVMYLTPDLRLSVYLIPVWLAVLAVGYRFRQKNAGYAIRDGASAG